The Helianthus annuus cultivar XRQ/B chromosome 11, HanXRQr2.0-SUNRISE, whole genome shotgun sequence region GGGTgcaaaatggaagaacaaatggGTTGTTGTGGTACAAGGATTTGGGGAGTCATGTGAGCGGTGAGTTTTCGATGGCGGTTGTTCAAGCCAACAATTTGTTGGAGGATCAAAGCCAAGTTGAATCGGGCCAATTGTGTTCGTCGAAGAACGGGATTTATGGGACGTTTATTGGCGTTTACGATGGACATGGTGGACCGGAAACGTCACGGTTCGTGAATGAACATTTGTTCTCCAATCTTAAGAGTATGTTACTCATTCTTTatatttcatgttttttttttttttttttttttttttttttttttttttttttttttgtaatttggaTGATCCCATATGAATTTATGTCTatgtagttaatgcggtaaaatatcggatatcggtccttgaccgatatttgagatataggttatcttagtgagatatcggtaattttaatatcatgccgaatttatatatatatatatatatatagggtaaggatagtgtaaaaagggcctaaagtgtgagaagtgtaagaagtgtattataacactatatataatactatataacactatataaacaccgtataacaatatgtaacaccatataataccatataacactatgtaacactatatatcattatataacaaatataacactataggttgtctgatagcatgtttatgatagatgtatagtgttatatttgttatataatgatatatagtgttacatagtgttatatggtattatatgttgttacatattgttatacggtgtttatatggtgttatatagtattatatatagtgttataatacacttcttacacttctcacactttgagcactttttacaggatcctctacctatatatatatatatatatatatatatatatatatatatatatatatatatagcaatttaacactaacaattcagttatatatcggtcaaatattggtgatatatcggtcaatattGCCGATAATATCagtaccgatattctgaccaaTATTTGACTCCGATTTTTACAcggggaccgataaccgatatatcaccgatattaattGCATAGATTTATATAtgttgatttttgaaaatttttcattGTATTTGTAGAATTTGCGTCTCAAGATGAAGAAATGTCGGCGAATGTGATTAGAAAATCTTTCTTGAAAACCGAGGAGGAATTTATCTCTCTCGTTAGAGATCAATGGTGTACGTGCCCGCAAATTGCCTCGGTGGGCACGTGTTGTTTGGTGGGAGTTATTTGTAACGGGTTAATATACATTGCAAACGCCGGTGATTCACGGGTGGTCTTGGGGAGATCAGAGAGAGGCGGTAGAGGAATCTTGGCCATTCAATTATCCGAAGAACACAATGTGAACCGCGAGCCTATACGAGATGAGCTTCAGTCGTTGCATCCCGAGGATCCAAAGATTGTGGTTATGAAACATAACGTTTGGCGTGTTAAAGGGCTAATTCAGGTATTTCCACTTAAATTTGCGCAACCGAATTGAATTTATTAAGTGGTGGCAAAAGGGAGGCTAATTGTTTATAGGAACCGGGTCGTGTTGACCCCAAAACACTTTATGTCTAGAATACCGGTATAAACCGGCCGGTAATACTGGTTATACCAGATACCAGACACGGCCTCAGTACGTTTAAGGCCGGTAAAACGAGGAGACTACATAAGGTCTAAACCACGGGTAAATCCAGTTATACCGGTTTAAACCGTCAAATCGGTTTACAAAATGTTCAAAACtgatttttaaatttaaaaaaatccgATATTTTGGTACACTCTAATGACATAAACCTATTGtacaattttatttaaaaagcTTTGTTGGAAAATTGAGTacttttccattttttttttaatttttttttt contains the following coding sequences:
- the LOC110891221 gene encoding probable protein phosphatase 2C 38, translated to MYSFMSGNSYLDMVKPCWKGRLGGVQNGRTNGLLWYKDLGSHVSGEFSMAVVQANNLLEDQSQVESGQLCSSKNGIYGTFIGVYDGHGGPETSRFVNEHLFSNLKKFASQDEEMSANVIRKSFLKTEEEFISLVRDQWCTCPQIASVGTCCLVGVICNGLIYIANAGDSRVVLGRSERGGRGILAIQLSEEHNVNREPIRDELQSLHPEDPKIVVMKHNVWRVKGLIQVSRSIGDAYLKSPEFNRKPLLPKFRLAQPFSMPILSPEPSISIHEINSKDEFLIFASDGLWEHLSNEEAVNIVHNYPRNGIARKLVKAALRVAAKKREMRYSDLKKIERGVRRHFHDDITVVVVFLDPSLMNITSSFSIKGGVGLPAPNKFCM